In the Gemmatimonadota bacterium genome, GAGGGGCTGATCCCCCTGGTGGAGGAGGCGGAACGTCGGCTACAGACCATCCCTGAGATTGTGAACATCGAAAACGATCTGGAGCGGGCCGAACCAGAGGTGCAGGTCGTGATCAATCGGGAGCGGGCTAAAAAATACGGGGTTAATGCGCAGGAAGTGGGGCAGAGTATCGGATTTCAACTTCGTGGGACCTTTCTGCCGCGTTACACGTCGGACGACCGGGAAGTGGAAGTTCGGCTCCGGTTGCGAGAGATGGATCGGCAGCAGGTGGCGCAGTTGAAAAATTATATGTTTACCTCCAGGGACGGGCAGAGTATTCCCCTGTCCGCCTTTGCTTCATTCAAGGTGACCGAAGGGCCAGGGACCATTCGGCGGATTGACGGAAAGATGCGAATTAGGCTGAAGTGTTTTACCATGGAGGATGATCTAAAGACGCTCTTCACAGATATTGATCGGGTGATGGACGGCATGTCGCTTCCCTATGGGTATAGCTGGGATCGGGGTACGGAGGGACAGCGGTATCGAGAAGAAAATGACATGATGAATTTTGCAATCTTTCTGGCCATCATCTTCGTATTTTTGCTCATGGGGGTGCTCTTCGAATCCATTATTCTGCCTTTTTCAGTGTTGCTGGCTGTCCCGTTTTCTTTTCTGGGGGTCTATTGGACGCTCTACTTGTGGGATACAGCGATGAATCCGATGGCGCAGGTGGGACTTATTGTATTGATTGGGGTCGTGGTGAACAATGCCATTGTGCTGGTGGATATGATTAATCGACTTCGCGCGGAGGGGATGGCACGTGACGAGGCCATTCTGGAAGCCGGGTTTAATCGGTTCCGGCCGATTTTGATGACGACGTTTACCACGGTGTTTGGTTTGATGCCTATGGCACTGGGGAACAGTTCTATGCTGGGGACACCTTACGCGCCTCTGGGTCGCACCATGATGGGTGGGCTGCTCTGTTCTACGCTTCTCACTCTGTTTGTGGTGCCGCTTTTCTACACCTTTCTGGACGATCTGCGGGGGCTATTGCGACAGGTCGCGGTGATGACTTTTCCACGAGCTCGATCCACTGGAGGAATGGACGCGCAGGCGGCCGACTAATTATCCGATTCGCCCCGCTTTGGAGCGTCCCCCACGCCACAGGTCGTACTGGGGGTCTGCATACTGGTCGAAGAAGTTCTGGATGCGGTTGCGACATTCGTTGATGACTGTTGTGTGGGAGCGGTTCGCCAGGTTGTTGCGTTCTCCTGGGTCGGTCTGCATATCGTATAGCTCATCCGGGCCATCTGGGTGACGCCAGGTGTATTTCCAGCGGTCATTTCGCACCAGGCGCATGTTTTCAAATTCGTGGAATATTTCATTATTCCAGGTCATTTCTTTTCCTATAAGTGCTGGGGCATAACTTGTGCCGGGGAGATTGGGGTTGTCGGCGATCCGTTCCCGCAATTCCAGATGGTCCAGTACGGAGGGGAAGAAGTCGTAGTTGCATGTTCGCCCTTCAAATATCCTGCCCGACGGTATCCGTCCGGGCTGGCGGAATATCAGTGGGATGTGGATGGTTTCTTCAAATGTATGTAGTGGTCGGGCGTGGTCTCCCATGCCCCACATTCCGTGGTGTCCGCCACACCAGCCCTGATCTGCTGTGAAAATTACCAGTGTGTCTTCTTCCAGGCCGTATTCTTTTAGGGCGTTTGTTATTTCGCCTACCCCGTCATCTACTCCGCTTACCGCTGCGGCATATCCGCGAATGCTTACCGGGTTGTTGATCATGTCCCGATTGCTGCGCAGCCAGGGATGTACTGGTTCTCTGGGGAAGCTCGGCAGTTCTTTGTCCGCGTAATATTCGGTATGTTGGTTGAGATGTGTTTCCAGCATGCTTGTTCCCAGGCCATAGGGACCGTTGTACGCTACGTAGAGGAAGAA is a window encoding:
- a CDS encoding sulfatase-like hydrolase/transferase, producing MSNVVFIMTDNQGAWTLGCYGNPDIRTPNIDRLANEGIRFSNAYCVNSVCSPSRATFMTGLIPSQHGVHCYLGGEKPDAQMGPDAYCTIREFANLPRVMADAGYVCGLSGKWHLGDSLRPQEGFSYWFTRPKGHTTTFYDDEWIWQNRVYTEPRYTTEAITEHALDFLQQNHHQPFFLYVAYNGPYGLGTSMLETHLNQHTEYYADKELPSFPREPVHPWLRSNRDMINNPVSIRGYAAAVSGVDDGVGEITNALKEYGLEEDTLVIFTADQGWCGGHHGMWGMGDHARPLHTFEETIHIPLIFRQPGRIPSGRIFEGRTCNYDFFPSVLDHLELRERIADNPNLPGTSYAPALIGKEMTWNNEIFHEFENMRLVRNDRWKYTWRHPDGPDELYDMQTDPGERNNLANRSHTTVINECRNRIQNFFDQYADPQYDLWRGGRSKAGRIG